A part of Acidimicrobiia bacterium genomic DNA contains:
- a CDS encoding amino acid permease, which translates to MSETESVAPVDPDVERIDHKFAQPMPIPVDSASLPRPGWRYRAKVRLLGPALHSEELEHETLGKPTALAVFASDNLSSAAYATEEILAHLVQYIGVAAFALVVPTTVALLVVLGFLILSYRQTIEAYPAAASAYLVTKDNFGLRPALVAAVSLLTDYILTVAVSVAAGTAALVSVFSGLEPYRVPIAVAFILLVAFGNLRGVRESGRIFSIPTYFFIVNIALLLGYGISRVVFGSLPHAAHHEGMMHIGTPGSGLLRGAAFFVVLRAFASGGAAVTGVEAISDGVPAFRPPAWRNARTTLVWMGSLLAVMFLGLSVLASKTHVVPYEHGTPTVVAQIGKLVYGTGVLGNVLYVSLQAATVLILVLAANTSFADFPRLANFAAVDNFMPRQLMRRGHRLVFSTGILVLAGSASVLLIATGAVVGRLIPLYAVGVFTSFTLSQSAMAHRHRRLRHAGWKKGFVINGFGALLTAVVDVVIAVTKFAQGAWVILLAIPVLVALLTRLNRQYSLEDVELVADVPKAATAPILRRHVVLVFVDRLDLASARAIQYARALMPDELRAVHFVVDHERAETLAADWRRLGLSGVTLQLFECADRVIPRAAIEATAEVLADGDTEVSVLLPHRKYRGPWHRILHDRTADDISEEVSRLPHANVTLVPFHLGAGEQKVIPIARARLGRVREPMPQETTQADDVIDLDDVGIGDGPTAIARIRFRQRATVRGRVRSMRVQPLAGTPTLECVVADESGQVSVVFLGRRRIAGVEVGRTLVVEGMVGSYQRRLCFLNPRYDLDG; encoded by the coding sequence GTGTCGGAAACCGAATCGGTCGCGCCCGTCGATCCCGACGTCGAACGCATCGATCACAAGTTCGCGCAGCCGATGCCGATCCCCGTCGACTCGGCTTCGCTGCCGCGTCCCGGTTGGCGCTACCGCGCCAAGGTGCGGTTGCTCGGCCCCGCGTTGCACAGCGAGGAATTGGAGCACGAGACGCTCGGGAAGCCGACGGCGTTGGCCGTGTTCGCGAGCGACAACCTCTCGTCGGCTGCGTACGCAACCGAGGAGATCCTCGCCCATCTCGTGCAATACATCGGCGTCGCCGCGTTCGCGCTGGTTGTGCCGACGACGGTCGCGCTGCTCGTCGTCCTCGGCTTCCTCATCCTGTCGTACCGCCAGACGATCGAGGCGTATCCCGCCGCGGCGAGCGCGTATCTCGTGACGAAGGACAACTTCGGCCTGCGACCCGCGCTCGTCGCCGCGGTCTCGTTGCTGACCGACTACATCCTCACCGTCGCGGTGTCGGTCGCAGCCGGCACCGCGGCGCTGGTCTCGGTGTTCTCGGGGCTCGAGCCGTACCGCGTGCCGATCGCGGTCGCGTTCATCTTGCTCGTGGCGTTCGGCAATCTGCGCGGCGTGCGCGAGTCGGGTCGCATCTTCTCGATCCCGACGTACTTCTTCATCGTCAACATCGCACTGCTGCTCGGCTACGGGATCTCACGCGTGGTCTTCGGGTCGCTGCCGCACGCGGCCCATCACGAAGGCATGATGCACATCGGGACGCCCGGCTCGGGTCTGCTGCGCGGTGCCGCGTTCTTCGTCGTGCTGCGGGCGTTCGCGTCCGGCGGTGCCGCGGTCACGGGCGTCGAGGCGATCTCCGACGGTGTGCCCGCGTTCCGACCGCCGGCGTGGCGGAACGCGCGCACGACCCTCGTGTGGATGGGTTCGTTGCTCGCCGTCATGTTCCTCGGGCTCTCGGTGCTCGCGTCCAAGACGCACGTCGTGCCCTACGAGCACGGCACCCCGACCGTCGTCGCGCAGATCGGCAAGCTCGTCTACGGAACCGGCGTGCTCGGCAACGTTCTGTACGTGAGCCTGCAGGCGGCGACCGTGCTCATCCTCGTGCTCGCCGCGAACACCAGCTTCGCCGACTTCCCCCGGCTCGCGAACTTCGCGGCGGTCGACAACTTCATGCCCCGGCAGCTGATGCGACGGGGACACCGGCTCGTCTTCTCGACCGGCATTCTGGTCCTCGCCGGGAGCGCGAGCGTGCTGTTGATCGCTACCGGCGCGGTCGTCGGCCGGCTCATTCCGCTCTACGCCGTCGGCGTGTTCACGAGCTTCACGCTGTCGCAGAGCGCGATGGCCCACCGTCATCGCCGCCTTCGGCACGCGGGCTGGAAGAAGGGCTTCGTGATCAACGGCTTCGGCGCGCTGCTGACCGCCGTCGTCGACGTCGTCATCGCGGTCACGAAGTTCGCGCAGGGCGCATGGGTCATCCTGCTCGCGATCCCCGTGCTCGTCGCGTTGCTCACGCGCCTCAACCGGCAGTACTCGCTCGAGGACGTCGAGCTCGTGGCCGACGTCCCGAAGGCCGCGACGGCGCCGATTCTGCGGCGCCACGTCGTGCTCGTGTTCGTCGACCGCCTCGACCTCGCGTCGGCGCGTGCGATCCAGTACGCACGCGCGCTCATGCCCGACGAGCTGCGCGCGGTGCACTTCGTCGTCGATCACGAGCGGGCGGAGACCCTCGCGGCCGACTGGCGCCGGCTCGGACTCTCGGGGGTGACGCTCCAACTCTTCGAGTGCGCCGACCGCGTGATCCCGCGCGCCGCGATCGAGGCGACCGCAGAGGTGCTGGCCGATGGCGATACGGAGGTCTCGGTGCTCCTGCCACACCGCAAGTACCGCGGGCCGTGGCATCGCATCCTGCACGACCGCACCGCCGACGACATCAGCGAAGAGGTGTCGCGCCTCCCCCATGCGAACGTGACGCTCGTGCCGTTCCATCTCGGGGCGGGCGAGCAGAAGGTCATCCCGATCGCGCGGGCGCGCCTGGGTCGCGTGCGTGAGCCGATGCCGCAGGAAACGACCCAGGCCGACGATGTCATCGATCTCGACGACGTCGGCATCGGCGACGGCCCGACGGCGATCGCGCGCATCCGGTTCCGCCAGCGCGCGACCGTGCGCGGGCGGGTGCGCTCGATGCGCGTCCAACCGCTCGCGGGGACGCCGACACTCGAGTGCGTCGTCGCCGACGAGAGCGGGCAGGTGTCGGTCGTGTTCCTCGGACGGCGACGTATCGCCGGCGTCGAGGTCGGCAGGACCCTCGTCGTCGAAGGCATGGTCGGCAGCTATCAGCGCCGACTGTGCTTCCTGAACCCCCGCTACGACCTCGACGGCTGA
- a CDS encoding ABC transporter permease has product MAVLEAAPPTPTAAHSSAEAGGRYAPRWLRRTGNGALNGWAVFAYLYLFAPIVVIILFSFNNLNGITHPFNYTWRGFTLENWRHPLGKFPELGDAMVESLKIAFLASLIATVMGSLVAIALSRYRFRGGALVNLLLVLPLTTPEICLGSSLLTLFLTRGIELGFVTILIAHVMFCVSFVALTVKARIRGFDWTLEDAAMDLGSPPLRTFRKVTMPLIMPGIIAAFMLSFSLSIDDYIITVFNAGNTVTFPIQIFTEQKIAVPPQIDVLATMILAASFLLIGAGTTLRLVRENRLAAG; this is encoded by the coding sequence ATGGCCGTGCTCGAGGCCGCTCCGCCGACGCCGACCGCGGCGCACTCGAGCGCCGAGGCCGGCGGTCGCTACGCGCCGCGCTGGCTGCGGCGCACCGGTAACGGCGCGCTCAACGGGTGGGCGGTCTTCGCCTACCTCTATCTCTTCGCGCCGATCGTCGTGATCATCCTGTTCAGCTTCAACAACCTGAACGGCATCACGCACCCGTTCAACTACACGTGGCGCGGCTTCACGCTCGAGAACTGGCGGCATCCGCTCGGGAAGTTCCCGGAGCTCGGCGACGCGATGGTCGAGAGCCTCAAGATCGCGTTCCTCGCATCGTTGATCGCGACCGTCATGGGATCGCTCGTCGCGATCGCGCTCTCGCGCTACCGGTTCCGCGGCGGCGCGCTCGTGAACCTGCTGCTCGTGCTGCCGCTCACGACGCCGGAGATCTGCCTCGGTTCGTCGTTGCTCACGCTGTTCCTCACGCGTGGCATCGAGCTGGGGTTCGTGACGATCCTGATCGCGCACGTGATGTTCTGCGTGAGCTTCGTCGCGCTGACGGTCAAGGCGCGCATCCGCGGTTTCGACTGGACGCTCGAGGACGCGGCGATGGACCTCGGGTCGCCGCCGTTACGCACGTTCCGCAAGGTCACGATGCCGCTCATCATGCCGGGCATCATCGCCGCGTTCATGCTGTCGTTCTCGTTGTCGATCGACGACTACATCATCACCGTCTTCAATGCCGGCAACACCGTGACGTTCCCGATCCAGATCTTCACCGAGCAGAAGATCGCGGTGCCGCCGCAGATCGACGTGCTCGCGACGATGATCCTCGCCGCGAGCTTCCTGCTGATCGGCGCGGGCACCACGCTGCGATTGGTCCGCGAGAACCGCCTCGCCGCGGGCTGA